From the genome of Triticum aestivum cultivar Chinese Spring chromosome 3B, IWGSC CS RefSeq v2.1, whole genome shotgun sequence, one region includes:
- the LOC123069610 gene encoding hydrophobic protein LTI6A isoform X2 has product MADEGTANCIDIILAVILPPLGVFFKFACGIEFWICLLLTFFGYLPDIVYAVWVIIGGAPHLCLPLGMHA; this is encoded by the exons atggCGGACGAGGGGACGGCCAACTGCATCGACATCATCCTCGCCGTCATCCTGCCGCCGCTCGGCGTCTTCTTCAAGTTCGCCTGCGGG ATCGAGTTCTGGATCTGCTTGCTGCTCACCTTCTTCGGCTACCTCCCCGACATCGTCTACGCCGTCTGGGTCATCATCGGAGGGGCTCCTCACCTCTGCCTGCCTCTAGGTATGCATGCCTAA